From a region of the Thermococcus sp. 21S7 genome:
- a CDS encoding sodium-dependent transporter, with protein sequence MRKISFLMAFLITGYILGIWNFLVLPKYYINFGLKGFLISLIPMLVALFLIYSEAESTKRTRYLIYELFFKISRTPALIFVLIMFLLVMLGITTYYSSYSIIYILGIGSKYVPAIALGTILLSVILLLLAKGRTLEVISVLSVLFVIFAIVSAILIRNQALSAVTAPRAVQYMNNAVSAITSFDQPLSLKGILYMLISVLVSFGLGAGVYYVVGSFTPEELDLRKVLAAVFVLQIILSFAAAFTVAYSLGAAYQGFGKAFHSPNIPAEESMKLYLGFQNLKDYATNSEKSPMDSIEVFYSIPHVLKDNIASADRLIYLLMLSLYFAGLTTIIILIEMGSQILSEVMQLGRSKSLMLVAFLGLVLSATMVVGDIRTMFVVVPFSVGALIAAVEAYPLLSGELAHNKGVIGGIIALLLLTGLVSLYFTFKAPQTPVKIGALLGLVLFVPVLMNSMLMKTRR encoded by the coding sequence ATGAGAAAAATAAGCTTCCTGATGGCGTTTTTGATAACCGGGTACATCCTTGGAATCTGGAACTTTCTGGTTCTGCCCAAGTACTACATAAACTTTGGGCTGAAGGGATTCCTGATATCGCTGATACCGATGCTCGTGGCGCTGTTCCTGATATACAGTGAGGCGGAGAGCACCAAACGCACCAGATACCTGATATACGAGCTGTTCTTCAAGATATCGCGCACTCCGGCGCTGATATTCGTGCTCATAATGTTCCTGCTCGTGATGCTCGGAATCACAACCTACTACTCCTCGTACAGCATCATATACATTCTGGGCATAGGGTCCAAGTACGTCCCGGCGATCGCCCTCGGAACGATACTCCTCTCCGTGATACTTCTCCTGCTGGCCAAGGGCAGAACCCTCGAAGTCATCTCGGTACTCTCCGTGCTCTTCGTAATCTTCGCGATAGTTTCGGCCATCCTCATCAGGAACCAGGCCCTCAGTGCGGTCACCGCGCCGCGGGCTGTCCAATACATGAACAACGCGGTCTCAGCGATAACGTCCTTCGACCAGCCGCTCTCCCTCAAGGGAATCCTCTACATGCTCATATCGGTCCTCGTTTCCTTTGGACTCGGTGCGGGCGTTTACTACGTGGTCGGAAGCTTTACCCCGGAGGAGCTTGACCTCAGGAAAGTCCTCGCGGCGGTTTTCGTCCTTCAGATAATCCTCAGCTTCGCGGCAGCTTTCACCGTCGCATACTCCCTCGGCGCCGCCTACCAGGGCTTTGGAAAGGCATTCCACAGCCCCAACATTCCCGCAGAGGAGTCCATGAAGCTCTACCTCGGCTTCCAGAACCTTAAGGACTACGCCACCAACAGTGAGAAGAGTCCGATGGACTCAATCGAAGTGTTCTACTCGATTCCCCACGTGCTCAAGGATAACATCGCCAGCGCCGACAGGCTGATATACCTGCTAATGCTCTCGCTCTATTTCGCTGGACTGACCACCATCATAATCCTCATTGAGATGGGCAGCCAGATACTCTCCGAGGTCATGCAGCTTGGAAGGAGCAAGAGCCTGATGCTGGTGGCCTTCCTCGGCCTCGTGCTCTCGGCAACGATGGTCGTAGGCGACATCAGAACCATGTTCGTCGTCGTGCCATTCAGCGTCGGTGCCCTCATAGCGGCGGTGGAAGCCTACCCACTCCTCTCAGGCGAGCTTGCACACAACAAAGGGGTCATCGGCGGCATAATTGCACTGCTGCTCCTAACCGGCCTTGTAAGCCTGTACTTCACCTTCAAGGCTCCGCAAACACCGGTCAAAATTGGGGCACTGCTCGGTCTGGTTCTCTTCGTGCCGGTGCTCATGAACAGCATGCTGATGAAGACCCGCCGCTGA
- a CDS encoding translation initiation factor IF-5A has translation MGDKTKVQVSKLKPGRYILIDGEPCRIGNITVSSPGKHGSAKARIEAVGIFDGKVRSIVKPTSAEVDVPIIDKRTAQIIAMTPDTVQIMDMETYELYDVPIEGGVADDIKDQLKEGINVEYWETLGRIKIMKLKGE, from the coding sequence ATGGGAGACAAGACCAAGGTTCAGGTTAGCAAGCTCAAGCCCGGAAGGTACATCCTCATCGACGGCGAGCCCTGCAGGATTGGCAACATAACCGTTTCCTCACCAGGAAAGCACGGCTCCGCCAAGGCCAGGATCGAGGCCGTTGGAATCTTCGACGGCAAGGTCAGGAGCATCGTCAAGCCCACCAGCGCCGAGGTTGACGTTCCAATCATAGACAAAAGAACCGCCCAGATCATCGCCATGACCCCTGACACCGTCCAGATTATGGACATGGAGACCTACGAGCTCTACGACGTCCCGATCGAGGGCGGCGTCGCCGACGACATCAAGGACCAGCTCAAGGAGGGCATCAACGTCGAGTACTGGGAGACCCTTGGTAGGATAAAGATAATGAAGCTCAAGGGCGAGTGA
- a CDS encoding metallophosphoesterase, protein MPFKLPIFRKKVLEVLASSDETKVMHVSDTPESVYRFIGELIEKTAPDYVIHTGDLADNVKLERRPELRPRYQGAIRKLAHVLKGYGVKLYVVPGNEDDPELVREFFGDAVVEPGTVIEIESARFALGHTWRDVANLDADFRLYGHNFKLVERGLNGVLGVNFVLLPSRQTYRVKYPGGTDFDRGYKMWRGI, encoded by the coding sequence ATGCCGTTCAAGCTTCCCATCTTCCGGAAAAAGGTCCTCGAAGTGCTCGCCTCCTCCGATGAGACGAAGGTCATGCACGTAAGCGATACTCCCGAGAGCGTCTACCGCTTCATCGGTGAGCTCATAGAAAAAACCGCTCCGGATTACGTCATCCACACCGGCGACCTCGCCGACAACGTGAAGCTGGAGAGACGGCCAGAGCTCAGGCCCCGCTACCAGGGAGCAATAAGGAAGCTCGCCCACGTTCTCAAGGGCTATGGGGTGAAACTCTACGTCGTTCCGGGAAACGAGGACGACCCGGAGCTGGTCAGGGAGTTCTTTGGTGACGCCGTCGTTGAGCCCGGGACCGTCATCGAGATAGAGAGTGCGAGGTTTGCCCTGGGCCATACGTGGAGGGACGTGGCGAACCTGGACGCAGATTTCAGACTGTACGGCCACAACTTTAAGCTGGTCGAGAGGGGTCTAAATGGCGTTCTCGGCGTCAACTTCGTTCTTCTGCCGAGCAGGCAGACCTACCGCGTTAAGTACCCCGGCGGAACGGATTTTGATAGGGGCTACAAGATGTGGAGGGGAATATGA
- the speB gene encoding agmatinase, protein MDFLYTYETLKLEFPLAEPGEARFVILGVPFDGTTSFKPGARFGPTLIRHATLNLESYILDYGIDIAELPIADIGDVAVVAGDPRKTADRVRETVEELKRVNPKAVPILLGGEHSQTLGAVEALKPASYVVFDAHLDLRESYEDNPYNHACVARRIGELGVREAMFGIRSGTREEVLYAEENGIPWVHARDYDFDAFVELVKPLPEPVYLSVDIDVFDPPLVPSTGTPEAGGLGFWEVVEAMEWLLENKRIAGFDIMEVAGSGLGDVTALTAAKLLFHFMGAMGKGA, encoded by the coding sequence GTGGACTTCCTTTACACCTATGAAACGCTTAAGCTTGAATTCCCACTTGCCGAGCCAGGAGAGGCCAGATTCGTTATCCTGGGCGTACCCTTCGACGGAACGACCAGCTTCAAGCCCGGCGCGAGGTTCGGCCCAACGCTCATCAGGCACGCAACGCTCAACCTCGAAAGCTACATCCTCGACTACGGGATTGACATAGCGGAACTCCCCATAGCGGACATCGGAGACGTCGCCGTTGTCGCCGGCGATCCCCGCAAGACCGCGGACAGGGTTAGGGAAACGGTCGAGGAGCTCAAGCGCGTCAATCCGAAAGCAGTGCCGATACTCCTGGGCGGCGAGCACTCCCAGACCCTTGGAGCCGTTGAGGCGCTTAAGCCGGCCAGCTACGTCGTCTTCGATGCCCATCTCGACCTGCGCGAGAGCTACGAGGACAACCCATACAACCACGCCTGCGTTGCGAGGAGGATAGGCGAGCTGGGAGTCAGGGAGGCGATGTTCGGGATAAGGAGCGGCACGAGGGAGGAGGTTCTCTACGCGGAGGAGAACGGAATCCCCTGGGTTCACGCGAGGGACTACGACTTCGATGCCTTCGTCGAGCTTGTGAAGCCCCTCCCCGAGCCTGTCTACCTCTCGGTTGACATAGACGTGTTCGACCCCCCGCTGGTTCCATCGACGGGCACCCCGGAGGCGGGAGGTCTGGGGTTCTGGGAAGTGGTTGAGGCGATGGAGTGGCTCCTGGAGAACAAGAGAATAGCGGGCTTTGACATAATGGAGGTCGCGGGGAGCGGACTCGGCGACGTTACCGCCCTGACCGCGGCAAAGCTGCTGTTCCACTTCATGGGAGCGATGGGAAAAGGGGCTTAA
- a CDS encoding cation:proton antiporter — METVTWLLFALGLSLILAKIGDSIIERYELPGVLGELLMGMILGNLVYFGIVAPQYLPIVSGEAFTTDMTVVANFLAKLGIIFLLFLGALDADLEQLKKTGLTATVSTVLGVFVPLVVGWFALMEMGYPSREAFAGGVLLTATSIGLTVRVMMDLGVLKSEVGAASLSASVMDDFLGIALVIFAVGSGGLLELSVKIVAFFILTGVIWWFLVDYYIKFAERLHVEKGILGVVLGMMFLFAALAEGWFAAAIEGAFMMGLVLSKLPEGKRLMEDVKAIGYGLLIPFFFVHTGAMLNLTVFENANALILAAVLTAVAVFGKVIGRGIGAWITAWGRGRAFLFTKKNLWMSLQMGIGSVPRTEVALVDLMVAIHGGAISQEHAPEFIAATLIFITVSVLITPPLLKWAFREEIEATRAQKASAKVERIESTKKRIKELKGSG, encoded by the coding sequence ATGGAAACCGTGACGTGGCTGCTGTTCGCCCTCGGACTCTCGCTTATACTCGCAAAGATAGGGGACAGCATCATCGAGCGCTACGAACTTCCAGGAGTCCTGGGAGAGCTGCTGATGGGAATGATACTCGGAAACCTGGTCTACTTCGGCATAGTCGCGCCCCAGTACCTCCCGATAGTCAGCGGGGAGGCATTCACCACGGACATGACGGTGGTGGCCAACTTCCTCGCCAAGCTGGGTATAATATTCCTCCTGTTTCTCGGTGCCCTCGATGCAGACCTTGAACAGCTCAAGAAGACGGGCCTCACGGCCACCGTCTCGACGGTTCTCGGTGTCTTCGTCCCCCTCGTGGTCGGCTGGTTCGCCCTCATGGAGATGGGCTACCCGAGCAGGGAGGCCTTTGCGGGCGGCGTTCTCCTCACCGCAACCAGCATCGGCCTGACCGTCAGGGTGATGATGGATTTGGGAGTTCTCAAGAGTGAGGTTGGGGCGGCTTCCCTGAGCGCGAGCGTTATGGACGACTTTCTGGGTATAGCCCTCGTCATCTTCGCCGTCGGCAGCGGCGGCCTTCTTGAGCTCTCTGTTAAAATCGTGGCGTTCTTTATCCTGACCGGCGTCATCTGGTGGTTCCTCGTTGATTATTACATAAAATTCGCCGAGAGGCTTCACGTTGAGAAGGGAATCCTCGGAGTGGTTCTCGGAATGATGTTCCTCTTCGCGGCCCTGGCGGAAGGCTGGTTCGCCGCGGCCATTGAGGGTGCGTTCATGATGGGCCTCGTCCTCTCGAAGCTCCCCGAAGGAAAGCGCCTCATGGAGGACGTGAAGGCCATCGGCTACGGCCTGCTGATACCGTTCTTCTTCGTCCACACGGGGGCGATGCTCAACCTCACCGTTTTCGAGAACGCCAACGCCCTGATTCTGGCCGCGGTTCTCACCGCCGTGGCAGTCTTCGGAAAGGTCATCGGAAGGGGAATCGGAGCGTGGATAACCGCCTGGGGACGTGGAAGGGCTTTCCTCTTCACAAAGAAGAACCTCTGGATGTCGCTCCAGATGGGCATCGGTTCGGTTCCCAGGACTGAAGTTGCGCTCGTTGACCTGATGGTGGCAATCCACGGTGGCGCGATAAGCCAGGAGCATGCCCCTGAGTTCATAGCGGCAACGCTGATATTCATAACGGTCTCCGTGCTGATAACCCCGCCGCTCCTCAAGTGGGCTTTCAGGGAGGAGATAGAAGCAACGAGGGCACAGAAGGCCAGTGCAAAGGTCGAGAGGATAGAAAGCACGAAGAAGAGAATAAAAGAACTGAAGGGCTCCGGGTGA
- a CDS encoding sodium:proton antiporter, giving the protein MSVTGASNVLIPSVDLMVYVFFVVLAVGLVSLLVSKKFNVSYIPLFMFLGILVGPVLGLLNRGLANELFNYVRVFGLVMILFTEGHTLSWKMLKRNSKTILTLDTLGLLLTAFIIGGIFSLLFHVPFIVGFLFGAIIGATDPATLIPLFRQYRVREDIETVIVTESIFNDPMGIVLTSVAVAMLVPEASSAKFLESIAHHIGLYPAAVVFFVYQMGASILIGIALGVVGYNILKKTEVRDFPEIVIFALVIAFGGFLLGELVQASGYLVVTVTGIVLGNHKVFFRDDISVVKKVMRAVEREVHFNESLATISTIFIFTLLGASLNPEIIRGHIVQGVIIAFVLMLVARPVASLPILRWRSFKEYLFISLEGPRGVVPAALASLPLTLGITYNNPDLVQWGEIILSVTIITVLVTVLVETLWVPILRRELLEVRSIEKEMKKAGYKPNP; this is encoded by the coding sequence ATGTCTGTGACTGGTGCATCAAACGTCCTTATCCCGAGCGTTGACCTGATGGTCTACGTGTTCTTCGTCGTCCTGGCCGTGGGACTGGTTTCCCTTCTAGTGAGCAAGAAGTTTAACGTGTCATACATTCCCCTCTTCATGTTCCTCGGCATACTGGTCGGCCCAGTCCTGGGCCTCCTGAACAGGGGACTCGCCAACGAGCTGTTCAACTACGTCCGTGTCTTCGGCCTTGTGATGATACTCTTCACCGAGGGTCACACCCTGAGCTGGAAGATGCTGAAAAGAAACTCCAAGACGATACTGACCCTTGACACCCTGGGACTCCTTCTCACCGCGTTCATCATCGGGGGAATCTTCTCGCTGCTCTTCCACGTGCCCTTCATCGTCGGGTTCCTCTTTGGGGCCATCATAGGCGCCACGGATCCGGCAACCCTCATCCCGCTGTTCAGGCAGTACCGTGTTCGCGAGGACATCGAAACGGTCATCGTCACCGAGTCGATATTCAACGACCCGATGGGTATAGTACTCACCTCGGTGGCCGTTGCAATGCTGGTTCCTGAGGCGTCCAGCGCAAAGTTCCTGGAGAGCATAGCCCACCACATCGGCCTGTACCCCGCGGCCGTTGTGTTCTTCGTGTACCAGATGGGAGCATCGATACTGATAGGGATAGCGCTCGGCGTGGTTGGCTACAACATCTTAAAGAAGACCGAGGTGCGGGACTTCCCCGAGATAGTTATATTCGCCCTGGTGATAGCGTTTGGCGGCTTCCTTCTCGGGGAGCTGGTCCAGGCCTCGGGCTACCTTGTGGTCACAGTCACTGGCATCGTTCTCGGCAATCACAAGGTCTTCTTCCGGGACGACATCTCCGTGGTCAAGAAGGTCATGCGGGCCGTCGAGAGGGAGGTGCACTTCAACGAGAGCCTTGCAACAATATCCACGATATTCATCTTCACCCTCCTGGGCGCCAGCCTGAACCCGGAGATAATAAGGGGTCACATCGTTCAGGGTGTAATCATAGCGTTCGTTCTGATGCTGGTCGCCAGGCCGGTGGCTTCACTCCCCATACTGAGGTGGCGCTCCTTTAAGGAGTACCTTTTCATATCGCTTGAGGGTCCGAGGGGAGTGGTTCCGGCAGCCCTCGCCAGCCTTCCGCTGACCCTTGGAATCACCTACAACAACCCGGACCTGGTGCAGTGGGGAGAGATAATTCTCAGCGTTACCATAATCACCGTTCTCGTCACGGTTCTCGTTGAAACTCTGTGGGTTCCGATTCTCAGGAGGGAACTGCTTGAGGTTAGGAGCATCGAGAAGGAGATGAAGAAGGCCGGCTACAAGCCCAACCCCTAG
- a CDS encoding 16S rRNA methyltransferase yields MLHLVIAEAELELVPKAILDHPAVVNHARRRGKRPDEILLDSTYHHAAIKKLPDGERRGRPDIVHICLLNALESIASKEGLLRVYIHTRNDEVIYIKPETRIPRNYNRFVGLMESLFKNRAVPKDLELLHIEKKSLGELVKELNPDGVFVMHEQGDTAKPLEFGKILSKLRTPMVIVGGFPHGDFMKQPPGKKISLYKAPLMAWTVVNEVLVGFEHWIL; encoded by the coding sequence ATGCTCCACCTGGTGATAGCTGAGGCGGAGCTTGAGCTCGTCCCGAAGGCGATACTTGACCATCCTGCCGTTGTGAACCACGCCCGGAGGAGGGGAAAGAGGCCTGACGAGATACTGCTGGACAGCACATACCACCACGCGGCCATCAAAAAGCTCCCGGATGGCGAGAGGCGCGGGAGGCCGGACATAGTCCACATCTGCCTCCTCAACGCCCTTGAGAGCATCGCCAGCAAGGAAGGTCTGCTGAGGGTCTACATCCACACCAGGAACGACGAAGTGATTTACATCAAACCGGAGACGAGGATTCCGCGGAACTACAACCGCTTCGTTGGGCTGATGGAGAGCCTCTTTAAGAACCGTGCGGTTCCAAAGGACCTAGAACTGCTCCACATTGAGAAAAAGTCCCTTGGGGAGCTCGTGAAGGAGTTAAATCCCGATGGAGTCTTCGTGATGCATGAACAGGGAGATACAGCAAAACCGTTGGAGTTCGGAAAGATCCTTTCGAAGCTCCGCACTCCAATGGTAATCGTCGGCGGGTTCCCGCACGGGGATTTCATGAAACAACCGCCCGGGAAGAAAATAAGTCTCTACAAAGCTCCGCTGATGGCATGGACAGTTGTGAACGAGGTGCTCGTCGGCTTTGAGCACTGGATTCTCTGA
- the argF gene encoding ornithine carbamoyltransferase, with product MVVSLAGRDVLCLQDFTREEIETILKTAEMMKIWNKIGKPHRVLEGKTLAMIFQKPSTRTRISFEVGIYQLGGYGLYLNANDLQLRRGETIADTARVLSRYVDGIMARVFDHQDVVDLAKYASVPVINGLSDFSHPCQALADYQTILEKKGRIAGLKIVYVGDGNNVAHSLMIAGTKLGAHVVVATPEGFEPDERVIKWAEQNAAESGGSFELLHDPVQAVKDADVIYTDVWASMGQEAEAEERRKIFMPFQVNKDLVKHAKPDYIFMHCLPAHRGEEVTDDVVDSPNSVVFDEAENRLHAQKAVMALVMGGIKV from the coding sequence ATGGTGGTTAGCCTTGCAGGAAGGGATGTTCTCTGCCTTCAGGACTTCACAAGGGAGGAGATTGAGACTATTCTCAAGACCGCTGAGATGATGAAGATTTGGAACAAGATAGGAAAGCCGCACCGCGTTCTTGAGGGCAAGACCCTGGCCATGATCTTCCAGAAGCCCTCGACCAGAACGAGGATCTCCTTCGAGGTTGGAATCTACCAGCTCGGCGGCTACGGCCTCTACCTCAACGCCAACGACCTCCAGCTGAGGAGGGGCGAGACCATAGCCGACACCGCCCGCGTTCTCAGCAGGTACGTCGACGGAATAATGGCGAGGGTTTTCGACCACCAGGACGTCGTTGACCTCGCCAAGTACGCCAGCGTCCCGGTCATCAACGGTCTGAGCGACTTCAGCCACCCGTGCCAGGCCCTTGCCGACTACCAGACCATACTTGAGAAGAAGGGCCGCATAGCCGGCCTCAAGATAGTCTACGTCGGTGACGGAAACAACGTCGCCCACTCGCTCATGATAGCCGGAACCAAGCTCGGTGCCCACGTCGTCGTTGCAACCCCGGAGGGCTTCGAGCCGGACGAGAGGGTCATCAAGTGGGCCGAGCAGAACGCGGCCGAGAGCGGCGGCAGCTTCGAGCTCCTCCACGACCCGGTTCAGGCAGTTAAGGATGCGGACGTCATCTACACCGACGTCTGGGCCAGCATGGGTCAGGAGGCCGAGGCCGAGGAGAGGAGAAAGATTTTCATGCCCTTCCAGGTGAACAAGGACCTCGTCAAGCACGCCAAGCCGGACTATATCTTCATGCACTGCCTCCCGGCCCACCGCGGCGAGGAGGTCACCGACGACGTCGTCGACTCCCCGAACAGCGTCGTCTTCGACGAGGCCGAGAACAGGCTCCACGCCCAGAAAGCCGTTATGGCCCTTGTCATGGGCGGGATTAAGGTCTGA
- a CDS encoding saccharopine dehydrogenase family protein: MKVLVLGAGNVGRAVAWDLRDEFDVHVGDVSDERLKAVSEFATPLKVDASSFDSLVEVMKGFELVVGALPGGFGYQSVKAAIKAGVDMVDVSFMPENPLELRDEAEKAQVTVIFDAGFAPGLSHILMGRIWQEMDELREGYIHVGGLPKEPRPPLYYRITWSPKDLIEEYTRPARVIRGGGVKAVDPFERIERVTVGDFEFEAFVSDGLRSLLESVRAERLEEWTLRWPGHLERMRVLRELGFFRPEHVDKTLEVIAPLMTYESPDFSIMQVVGRGTLDGEEKEIGYLLYDEEKEGFTSMARVTGFTAAIIARLVAEKGCIFGVIPPEILGMRIDTFERIAGEIADRGIRLERWENAPPGDS; encoded by the coding sequence ATGAAGGTTCTCGTTCTTGGTGCCGGAAACGTCGGCAGGGCTGTAGCCTGGGATTTGAGGGATGAGTTTGATGTTCATGTTGGGGACGTCAGCGATGAGAGACTGAAAGCCGTCTCCGAATTCGCCACGCCCCTGAAAGTTGATGCGTCCAGCTTCGATTCCCTCGTTGAGGTAATGAAAGGCTTTGAGCTTGTTGTGGGAGCACTTCCGGGGGGATTCGGATACCAGTCGGTGAAAGCGGCGATAAAAGCGGGCGTCGACATGGTCGACGTCTCGTTCATGCCGGAGAACCCGCTGGAGCTTCGCGATGAAGCGGAGAAGGCGCAGGTGACGGTTATATTCGACGCCGGCTTTGCCCCCGGGCTGAGCCACATCCTGATGGGCAGGATATGGCAAGAGATGGACGAGCTGAGGGAGGGCTACATCCACGTCGGCGGCCTCCCGAAGGAGCCCAGGCCGCCACTTTATTACAGAATTACATGGTCACCGAAGGATTTAATTGAGGAGTACACGAGGCCGGCGCGCGTGATAAGGGGCGGAGGGGTTAAAGCCGTCGACCCCTTCGAGAGGATTGAGAGGGTAACCGTGGGGGACTTCGAGTTCGAGGCCTTCGTGAGCGATGGTCTGAGGAGCCTCCTGGAGAGCGTTAGGGCGGAGAGGCTTGAGGAGTGGACGCTCCGCTGGCCGGGACACCTAGAGAGGATGAGGGTTTTGAGGGAGCTCGGCTTCTTCAGGCCGGAGCACGTTGATAAGACGCTTGAGGTCATAGCCCCGCTCATGACCTACGAGAGCCCGGACTTCTCGATAATGCAGGTGGTCGGAAGGGGAACGCTGGACGGAGAGGAAAAGGAGATAGGCTACCTTCTGTACGACGAGGAAAAAGAGGGCTTCACCTCGATGGCCCGCGTCACGGGATTCACCGCGGCCATAATAGCGAGGCTCGTGGCCGAGAAGGGCTGCATCTTCGGAGTTATTCCGCCGGAGATACTCGGAATGCGCATAGACACCTTTGAGAGAATCGCGGGTGAGATTGCGGACAGGGGCATAAGGTTAGAGAGGTGGGAGAATGCTCCACCTGGTGATAGCTGA
- a CDS encoding CBS domain-containing protein, translating to MEVESALESFHSLRLTDIMPRFETMPVVTADSDLLSVLKILRSRHHVWVVDSRENMKLVGVIRYIDVIDVLLPPEAHKFKLGMTSKTLRSMLGGATKAEDVAERHVLTINEDATVLDALMKMRKYRIQVLAVVKDGKLVGEVSLRILIDELLRLLRVGGAQWKP from the coding sequence ATGGAAGTCGAGTCCGCTCTCGAAAGCTTTCACTCGCTCAGGCTGACCGATATAATGCCCCGATTCGAAACGATGCCGGTAGTAACGGCCGATTCCGACCTTCTCAGCGTCCTTAAAATACTCAGGAGCAGACATCACGTATGGGTGGTCGACAGCAGGGAGAACATGAAGCTCGTGGGAGTTATCCGCTACATAGATGTCATAGACGTCCTCCTGCCGCCGGAGGCCCACAAGTTCAAACTTGGGATGACGAGCAAGACCCTGCGCTCGATGCTTGGGGGTGCCACCAAGGCCGAGGACGTGGCCGAGAGGCACGTGCTCACCATAAACGAGGACGCGACGGTTCTCGACGCACTGATGAAGATGCGCAAGTACAGGATTCAGGTGCTGGCGGTCGTAAAGGACGGCAAGCTGGTGGGCGAGGTGAGCCTGCGCATACTGATAGACGAGCTGCTGAGACTGCTGAGGGTAGGTGGTGCTCAATGGAAACCGTGA
- a CDS encoding DUF996 domain-containing protein produces the protein MAELKNAKLMGGIGALLTFLGLGFIGFVLKLFAVKNIAEATGREEIFSKYLWAAILNIVASLILVGTMWGSMLKMGMSESPEMGLGMLGIGGLVAVVLMIVGVWFMKQSYDMISQETGVGMFHTVALLYIIGAILMIVLIGGLLIVIAAILEIVAFFSLPDEISKPVEEPVPV, from the coding sequence ATGGCAGAGCTTAAGAATGCAAAACTGATGGGAGGTATAGGCGCCCTGCTGACCTTCCTGGGGCTGGGCTTCATAGGCTTCGTTCTGAAGCTCTTTGCAGTTAAGAACATAGCCGAGGCCACAGGAAGGGAGGAGATATTCAGCAAGTACCTCTGGGCGGCAATACTTAACATAGTGGCCAGTTTAATACTCGTGGGGACTATGTGGGGTTCCATGCTGAAAATGGGGATGAGCGAGTCCCCGGAGATGGGCCTTGGGATGCTTGGGATTGGTGGACTCGTGGCAGTGGTGTTGATGATTGTTGGGGTCTGGTTTATGAAGCAGAGCTACGACATGATATCCCAGGAGACCGGGGTTGGTATGTTCCACACGGTCGCTCTGCTGTACATCATCGGCGCAATCCTGATGATAGTCCTCATCGGTGGCCTGCTTATTGTCATAGCGGCAATCCTGGAGATAGTCGCGTTCTTCTCACTTCCCGACGAGATATCCAAGCCCGTTGAAGAGCCAGTGCCTGTTTAG
- a CDS encoding RsmB/NOP family class I SAM-dependent RNA methyltransferase, whose protein sequence is MLEKLFSLGYSKTFAERYYTLWGERALAIAEAMEKPLSRCFRVNTLRIEVPKLTKLLNKKGFQFKRVPWAREGFCLTREPFSVTSTPEYLSGLLYIQEASSMYPPVALEPKPGETVADMAAAPGGKTSYIAQLMENEGIIYAFDVGEERLKETRLNLSRLGVTNTVLIHKSSLHIAELGIEFDRILLDAPCTGSGTIHKNPERKANRTMEDVKFCQGLQMKLIEKALGVLKPGGVLVYSTCSLEPEENEFVLQWVLDNFDVELLPLRHGEPALTSPFGIELSEEIRKARRFYPDRHGTSGFFVAKVKKL, encoded by the coding sequence ATGCTCGAAAAGCTATTCAGCCTCGGATACTCCAAGACCTTCGCGGAGAGATATTATACCCTCTGGGGTGAGAGGGCATTAGCTATAGCCGAGGCCATGGAAAAGCCCCTGTCGAGGTGCTTCCGCGTAAACACCCTCCGCATCGAAGTGCCGAAGCTCACCAAGCTCCTCAACAAGAAGGGCTTTCAGTTCAAACGCGTCCCCTGGGCGAGGGAGGGGTTCTGCCTAACACGCGAGCCCTTTTCGGTAACATCCACACCCGAGTACCTGAGCGGCCTGCTTTACATTCAGGAAGCAAGCTCTATGTATCCGCCGGTGGCGCTCGAACCGAAGCCCGGTGAAACCGTTGCCGACATGGCGGCGGCACCTGGGGGTAAAACTTCCTACATTGCCCAGCTGATGGAGAACGAGGGGATAATCTACGCCTTCGACGTCGGGGAGGAACGCTTAAAGGAAACTCGGCTCAACCTTTCTCGCCTAGGGGTAACCAACACCGTGCTCATCCACAAATCCTCACTCCACATAGCCGAGCTGGGCATCGAGTTCGATAGAATCCTCCTGGATGCCCCCTGCACCGGTTCGGGAACGATACACAAGAACCCGGAGCGTAAGGCCAACAGGACGATGGAGGACGTGAAGTTCTGCCAGGGACTGCAGATGAAGCTCATCGAAAAAGCCCTGGGGGTTCTGAAGCCCGGAGGAGTTCTGGTTTACTCGACCTGCTCCCTCGAACCGGAGGAGAACGAGTTCGTCCTTCAGTGGGTTCTTGATAACTTTGACGTTGAACTGCTCCCGCTCCGCCACGGCGAGCCGGCTTTAACGAGCCCCTTCGGAATCGAGCTGAGTGAAGAGATAAGAAAAGCGAGGCGCTTTTATCCAGACAGGCACGGAACGAGCGGCTTCTTCGTTGCGAAGGTTAAAAAGCTCTAA